In Acaryochloris marina S15, a single genomic region encodes these proteins:
- a CDS encoding peroxiredoxin, which yields MSLRLGDTVPNFTQDSTAGTIDFFEWAGDSWVVLFSHPADYTPVCTTELGSVSKLKPEFDKRNVKTIALSVDDAQSHKGWIGDINETQNTTVDYPILADADKKVSDLYDMIHPNANAKVTVRTVFIIDNHNKLRASITYPPSTGRNFNEILRVIDSLQLTDDYQVATPVDWKDGDDVVVAPTIPTEEAKKKFPKGVTEIKPYLRMTPQPNK from the coding sequence ATGTCTTTGCGACTAGGGGACACCGTACCTAACTTTACTCAAGATTCCACTGCTGGCACAATTGACTTTTTTGAATGGGCTGGCGATAGCTGGGTTGTTCTCTTCTCGCATCCTGCGGACTACACCCCCGTTTGTACCACTGAGCTTGGGTCTGTATCTAAACTCAAGCCTGAGTTCGACAAGCGCAACGTCAAAACCATTGCCCTGAGCGTCGACGATGCTCAATCCCACAAAGGCTGGATTGGCGATATCAACGAAACCCAAAATACAACGGTTGATTACCCCATCTTGGCGGATGCGGACAAGAAAGTGTCGGATCTCTACGACATGATTCATCCCAACGCCAATGCCAAAGTCACCGTCCGCACGGTATTTATCATTGACAACCATAACAAGCTCAGAGCCTCCATTACCTACCCCCCCAGCACAGGTCGGAATTTTAATGAGATCTTGCGGGTCATTGACTCACTCCAACTAACCGATGACTATCAAGTGGCCACTCCCGTAGATTGGAAAGATGGTGACGATGTCGTCGTTGCTCCCACCATTCCCACGGAAGAAGCCAAAAAGAAGTTCCCCAAGGGAGTCACTGAAATCAAGCCTTATTTGCGGATGACCCCTCAGCCCAACAAATAA
- a CDS encoding HipA family kinase, producing the protein MQLPTYRAIRIMSAPRCGSSRPIVVETEAGYFLTKLRGAAQGTAALVSEIVVAALAEAIGLWVPSQVLISIDAATHNNIHEDEFLDLLGASHGLNLGFQYLDRARDIRPREVDGVDQDLACQVMWLDALVMNRDRTPSNPNLMVGQNQLWVIDHGAALPFQYNWSNVTEDVPRRLNYAMDRHLFWEKATALHQWDSALTAKLSREVIQNTVAQLPDCFLQPLCRPGAVAEQLERRRQAYGAFLWKRLKFPRPFVPEIQDGASCL; encoded by the coding sequence GTGCAACTCCCAACTTATCGGGCCATTCGGATTATGTCGGCTCCCAGATGTGGCAGTTCTCGGCCAATAGTGGTGGAGACGGAGGCCGGATACTTCTTGACCAAGCTGCGAGGGGCGGCCCAAGGTACCGCAGCCTTGGTATCAGAGATAGTGGTGGCGGCATTGGCTGAAGCGATAGGGCTATGGGTTCCCAGTCAAGTCCTGATTTCAATTGATGCTGCTACCCATAACAACATCCATGAAGATGAGTTTTTAGATCTTTTAGGGGCCAGTCATGGCCTAAATTTGGGCTTTCAATATCTAGATAGGGCTAGAGATATTCGCCCTAGAGAAGTCGATGGCGTTGATCAGGATTTGGCTTGTCAGGTCATGTGGTTGGATGCCTTGGTCATGAATCGAGACCGTACCCCGTCCAATCCCAACCTGATGGTTGGCCAAAATCAGCTGTGGGTGATTGATCATGGAGCCGCTCTTCCCTTTCAGTACAACTGGTCAAATGTCACCGAAGACGTTCCCCGTCGGTTAAATTACGCCATGGATCGTCATCTGTTTTGGGAAAAGGCCACTGCACTCCATCAATGGGACTCAGCATTGACAGCAAAGCTTTCTAGAGAAGTGATCCAAAATACTGTGGCCCAACTCCCAGATTGTTTTTTGCAGCCCCTCTGTCGTCCAGGCGCGGTGGCCGAGCAGCTTGAACGCCGGCGGCAAGCCTATGGGGCATTTCTGTGGAAACGGTTGAAATTTCCTAGACCCTTTGTTCCTGAGATTCAAGACGGGGCATCATGCCTCTGA
- a CDS encoding P-II family nitrogen regulator yields MRTITALIRPHQCDEVKMALVQLGIVDITLSDVKGFGRQKGLLQQYRGSDTEIRFQRKLKVEVKVDQEMVAAVVEKIALAARTGQVGDGKIFVSPLLKVVQVRTGEERIELA; encoded by the coding sequence ATGAGGACAATCACCGCATTAATCAGGCCCCATCAGTGTGATGAGGTCAAAATGGCCCTTGTCCAACTGGGAATTGTCGATATTACCCTGTCGGATGTTAAAGGGTTTGGTAGGCAGAAGGGATTACTGCAACAGTATCGAGGCTCAGATACCGAGATTCGGTTTCAGAGGAAACTAAAAGTAGAAGTCAAGGTTGACCAAGAGATGGTCGCGGCTGTCGTTGAAAAGATAGCCTTAGCGGCTCGAACAGGCCAAGTCGGAGATGGCAAGATATTTGTTTCCCCTCTACTGAAGGTGGTTCAGGTTCGTACGGGGGAAGAGCGGATTGAATTGGCATAA
- a CDS encoding amidase family protein gives MIPVGQTQKSLPIGLQIVGKRWREMKLFAIAKEIDQMVGAFQSPKGY, from the coding sequence GTGATTCCAGTTGGGCAAACCCAGAAGAGCTTACCCATTGGTTTACAAATAGTCGGTAAACGATGGCGAGAGATGAAACTTTTTGCGATCGCAAAAGAAATTGACCAAATGGTTGGCGCTTTTCAAAGCCCCAAAGGCTATTGA
- a CDS encoding ISL3 family transposase: protein MDNSIRIPLNLPDVRVLELSKTERGDWLIKIDSTLQGTTCHKCGHEITDLHCHDQALRIRHLPLFEVPVYLEIRPKRYRCGYCDDHPTTTQRLEWHEPRSPNTKAYEHWLLRILINSTVSDVARKLGVSEDVVSGTIDRWIACQVDWSEYLDLQVIGIDEISLKRGHRDFVVLITIPTTGGVDILAVLADRKQQTVANFLQSIPLHLRQTIERVCTDMYQGFVSAVREQLPQTKIVIDRFHVAKAYRNGADTVRKREVKRLRQELPKQDYDSIKGAMWAFRKRPENLQESEQQLLERVFAYSPEMKQAYKLREELTQIFEGRYTKNGAKCAIRAWCKRVLKSDIKDFESFLTTVNNWMDEMTNYFLEGWTSGFVEGFNNRVKVLKRRCYGIFDIERLFQRISLDLNGYQTFALT from the coding sequence ATGGATAACTCAATTCGCATCCCGCTCAACCTTCCCGATGTTCGAGTTTTAGAGCTATCGAAGACGGAGCGAGGGGATTGGCTGATCAAAATTGACAGTACTCTGCAAGGAACAACCTGCCACAAATGTGGACATGAGATTACTGACCTTCACTGCCATGATCAGGCTCTTCGAATTCGTCACTTGCCATTGTTCGAAGTACCAGTGTATTTAGAAATTCGGCCCAAGCGCTATCGATGCGGGTATTGCGATGACCATCCCACAACAACTCAACGCTTAGAATGGCATGAACCTCGTAGTCCCAATACCAAAGCTTATGAGCATTGGCTTCTGCGTATCCTGATCAACTCAACGGTCTCAGATGTTGCTAGGAAACTAGGCGTTAGTGAGGATGTCGTCAGTGGCACCATTGATCGCTGGATTGCCTGTCAAGTTGACTGGAGCGAATATTTAGACCTCCAAGTCATCGGGATTGATGAGATTTCTCTGAAAAGAGGCCACCGTGATTTTGTAGTTTTGATCACGATTCCTACCACAGGCGGAGTAGACATATTGGCAGTTCTGGCCGACCGCAAACAACAGACCGTTGCAAATTTTCTTCAATCGATTCCCCTTCATTTACGCCAAACCATTGAGCGGGTTTGTACTGATATGTATCAAGGATTTGTCAGTGCAGTCCGTGAACAACTCCCTCAAACAAAAATTGTCATTGACCGCTTTCATGTGGCCAAAGCCTATCGTAATGGTGCCGATACAGTTCGTAAACGGGAGGTCAAACGTCTACGCCAAGAACTCCCTAAGCAAGACTATGACAGTATCAAAGGTGCGATGTGGGCCTTTCGAAAACGGCCTGAGAATCTCCAGGAGTCAGAACAACAGTTGCTTGAGCGAGTGTTTGCTTATTCTCCTGAGATGAAGCAGGCCTACAAACTCCGAGAGGAATTGACACAGATATTTGAGGGTAGGTACACCAAAAACGGAGCTAAATGTGCCATCCGGGCTTGGTGTAAACGAGTCCTCAAAAGTGACATCAAGGATTTTGAGAGTTTCCTGACCACTGTCAACAATTGGATGGATGAGATGACCAACTATTTTCTGGAGGGATGGACCAGTGGCTTTGTCGAAGGATTTAACAACCGAGTTAAGGTCCTAAAAAGACGATGCTACGGTATTTTCGATATTGAAAGGCTCTTCCAAAGAATTTCGCTTGACCTCAATGGGTATCAGACTTTTGCCTTGACCTAA
- a CDS encoding VOC family protein — MNKFIASPIRGENTLFFPKARELHRENSADFMSLDQASVMHTDTIDTGGMTHLPHPTASPNHFSGLAPILNVSNIPRSIDFYVNLLGFQQDWAWGDPPTFASVSRDDVCIFLCQGAQGQSGMWLSIFVHDVDALYAMYKDKDVNIR; from the coding sequence ATGAACAAGTTTATTGCCAGTCCCATAAGGGGGGAGAACACCCTATTCTTCCCGAAAGCCAGGGAGTTACATAGAGAAAATTCAGCTGATTTTATGAGTTTGGATCAGGCATCAGTCATGCATACTGACACCATAGATACTGGAGGTATGACTCACCTTCCTCACCCAACCGCTTCACCCAACCATTTTTCAGGTCTTGCCCCTATCCTGAACGTCAGTAATATTCCTAGGAGTATTGATTTCTACGTTAATCTCCTTGGCTTCCAGCAAGATTGGGCTTGGGGAGACCCACCTACATTTGCCTCAGTTTCTAGGGATGATGTCTGCATCTTTCTATGCCAAGGTGCACAAGGTCAATCTGGTATGTGGCTATCCATTTTTGTCCATGATGTCGATGCACTATACGCAATGTATAAAGATAAGGATGTCAACATTCGATAA
- a CDS encoding DUF3318 domain-containing protein, whose amino-acid sequence MVYGTSSARAEMSELRRLRTLLPPELQSWVTVEATTATNASLITCEELGQDEVEIQIDLLKWEQYAKDQRNLLFWHQVARVQNDTIPRDGWEMAALAIGLGGAVGELWVQDGLLLMLALGLCGVSGWRLYQRNNSQKSVDDLTAADQKAIALATRFGYTLPNAYKSLGSALKILIDQSPSRRNRKRYETRLQALKDSAAEAKARSQSMRAEQRNRMPDMNYPS is encoded by the coding sequence ATGGTCTACGGAACATCCTCTGCTCGGGCTGAAATGAGTGAACTGCGGCGTCTGCGAACGCTCCTGCCACCTGAGCTGCAAAGCTGGGTTACCGTAGAAGCGACAACCGCCACCAACGCCTCCCTAATTACCTGTGAAGAACTAGGTCAAGATGAGGTGGAAATCCAAATTGACCTGCTGAAGTGGGAGCAATATGCCAAGGACCAGCGCAACCTCCTGTTTTGGCATCAAGTGGCTCGGGTTCAGAACGACACCATTCCCCGGGATGGCTGGGAAATGGCAGCCCTAGCTATTGGTTTAGGCGGTGCAGTCGGTGAGCTATGGGTTCAAGATGGATTACTGCTGATGTTGGCCTTGGGCCTATGTGGCGTATCGGGATGGCGACTGTATCAGCGCAATAACTCCCAAAAAAGTGTTGATGATCTAACAGCTGCGGATCAAAAAGCGATCGCCCTCGCGACTCGCTTTGGCTACACCCTCCCCAATGCCTATAAAAGCTTAGGCAGTGCCTTAAAAATCTTGATTGATCAATCTCCTAGCCGTCGTAACCGTAAGCGATATGAAACCCGCCTGCAGGCATTGAAAGATAGTGCTGCAGAAGCTAAAGCTAGAAGCCAATCTATGCGCGCAGAGCAGCGCAACCGGATGCCGGACATGAACTACCCTTCCTGA
- a CDS encoding ribonuclease R family protein, which yields MEKGTLIEFKRRGDCAEGQRPFQLGVVDRPEGKKNWVVVDQSGQSHTLHPRQFTFVVAGKTCMPSEITEFQTEAESYIDPSSLEVAWEILLEDSQSASPADLAQLLFSDQSPPLCYAAHCLLTDDRIYFKQKGDRFEPRSASQVAELQHQLEQQAKRQQEQQAFYQKLEQAIAGNTLEWEGYERTYLQALEKFAALGDEATTRATATEILSTLKRATSPDAAFQLLVDVKIWDPHQNLHLYRSKTPLQFSSSVVAAVDQLLKMPPPDLHAERHDLTSLKVYTIDDESTSEIDDGLSLEVLPDGKQRVWVHIADPSRWITLGDDLDREAQRRGTTVYLPTGMIPMFPTELSTGPMSLVQGQICCALSFGVILSAEGAIESYEIRCSQVQPTYRLTYADVDEMLELGVEAESELLALAQWAKQRQVWRKSQGAISIQMPESSIKVEGEKVDIQVLYDSSARNLVAEMMILTGEVAARYGQDNDLPLPFRHQPQPELPPEEELLQLAPGFVRYCAIRSCMPRSEVSISPARHASLGLDCYCQVTSPIRRYADLVAHFQIKAHLREEDLPFSKTDLTTLIPSVTTAAQEATLLERQTNRYWSLEYLRQHGQTVWPAMVLRWLREHENLALILLEDLGLELVMRLDHPVVLGDRLDVKVASVNPRLDRIQLQECFTASPDAAQEG from the coding sequence GTGGAGAAAGGAACATTAATTGAATTTAAAAGGCGGGGCGATTGTGCCGAAGGGCAACGTCCCTTTCAATTGGGCGTAGTTGATCGACCCGAAGGTAAGAAGAATTGGGTTGTTGTCGATCAATCTGGACAATCCCATACGCTTCATCCTCGACAATTTACCTTTGTGGTTGCGGGGAAAACCTGTATGCCTTCTGAAATTACTGAATTTCAGACAGAGGCCGAGTCTTATATTGACCCAAGCAGCTTAGAGGTGGCTTGGGAGATTTTGCTTGAAGATTCCCAGTCAGCCTCACCAGCTGATTTGGCCCAGCTATTGTTTTCAGATCAAAGTCCACCGCTCTGTTATGCGGCCCATTGCTTGCTGACCGATGACCGAATCTACTTTAAGCAAAAAGGGGACCGCTTTGAACCTCGCTCAGCTAGCCAAGTCGCAGAACTTCAGCATCAGCTTGAGCAGCAAGCCAAGCGTCAGCAAGAACAACAAGCTTTTTATCAAAAACTAGAGCAGGCGATCGCGGGTAATACCTTAGAGTGGGAAGGATACGAGCGCACCTATCTCCAAGCTTTAGAAAAATTTGCGGCTTTAGGAGATGAAGCCACCACTCGTGCGACTGCCACTGAAATCTTGTCAACGTTGAAGCGAGCGACCTCGCCAGATGCGGCTTTTCAGTTGTTAGTGGATGTGAAGATCTGGGATCCCCACCAAAACTTACATCTATATCGCAGCAAAACCCCACTCCAGTTTTCGTCGTCTGTTGTCGCTGCCGTTGATCAATTACTGAAAATGCCGCCACCAGACTTACATGCTGAACGTCACGACTTGACCAGTTTGAAAGTCTATACCATTGATGATGAAAGCACGTCTGAGATAGATGATGGCCTTAGTTTAGAAGTTTTGCCAGACGGTAAGCAGCGGGTCTGGGTCCATATTGCCGATCCCAGCCGTTGGATCACATTGGGAGATGACTTGGACCGGGAGGCCCAACGCCGAGGCACAACGGTTTACCTGCCCACGGGCATGATTCCCATGTTCCCGACGGAGCTTTCTACGGGACCCATGAGTTTAGTTCAGGGGCAGATCTGCTGTGCCCTGAGCTTTGGCGTCATCCTTTCGGCGGAAGGGGCGATTGAGTCCTATGAGATTCGCTGTAGCCAGGTCCAGCCCACCTATCGTCTTACCTATGCCGATGTGGATGAGATGTTGGAACTTGGGGTAGAGGCAGAGTCTGAACTGTTGGCTTTGGCCCAATGGGCAAAACAACGCCAAGTCTGGCGAAAATCCCAAGGAGCTATCAGCATCCAGATGCCAGAATCCTCTATCAAAGTAGAGGGAGAAAAGGTTGATATCCAGGTCTTATACGATTCTTCTGCCCGCAACCTGGTGGCTGAAATGATGATTCTGACGGGGGAGGTTGCAGCCCGGTATGGTCAAGATAATGACTTGCCGCTGCCCTTCCGTCACCAACCTCAGCCCGAACTGCCCCCCGAAGAAGAACTTTTACAGCTCGCACCAGGGTTTGTCCGCTATTGCGCTATCCGTAGCTGCATGCCTCGCAGTGAAGTCAGTATTAGTCCCGCTCGCCATGCCAGCTTGGGGCTGGATTGTTATTGCCAAGTCACGTCCCCCATCCGTCGCTATGCGGATTTAGTAGCTCATTTCCAAATTAAGGCTCACCTCAGAGAGGAGGATTTGCCCTTCAGCAAAACTGACTTAACAACGCTGATTCCAAGCGTGACCACGGCGGCCCAAGAGGCAACTCTTCTAGAACGGCAAACCAATCGCTACTGGAGTTTGGAGTATTTACGGCAGCATGGCCAGACGGTCTGGCCAGCAATGGTATTGCGGTGGTTGCGTGAGCATGAGAACCTGGCCCTGATTCTGCTAGAAGATTTAGGACTGGAATTAGTGATGCGCTTGGATCACCCTGTTGTTTTGGGGGACCGTCTGGATGTCAAAGTGGCGTCTGTAAATCCCCGCTTGGATCGGATTCAGCTGCAGGAATGTTTCACTGCCTCGCCTGATGCTGCTCAGGAAGGGTAG
- the rpsR gene encoding 30S ribosomal protein S18: protein MPYYRRRVSPIKPGDPIDYKDVDLLRRFITERGKILPRRITGLTARQQRDLTRAIKQARVVALLPFINREG, encoded by the coding sequence ATGCCTTACTATCGTCGCCGTGTTTCTCCGATCAAGCCAGGTGATCCGATTGATTACAAGGATGTTGATCTACTCCGTCGCTTTATCACAGAACGCGGCAAGATTTTGCCTCGACGGATTACTGGCCTCACTGCTCGCCAACAGCGAGATTTGACCCGTGCCATCAAGCAGGCTCGAGTCGTTGCATTGCTTCCTTTCATCAACCGCGAAGGTTAG
- the rpmG gene encoding 50S ribosomal protein L33: MAKGVRIIVTLECTECRSNSNKRSPGVSRYTTTKNRRNTTSRLELKKFCTHCNKHTNHKEIK; encoded by the coding sequence ATGGCAAAAGGTGTTCGGATCATCGTCACATTGGAATGTACCGAATGTCGGTCCAACTCCAATAAGCGATCACCAGGGGTATCCCGGTACACAACCACAAAAAATAGACGAAATACCACGTCTCGTCTGGAACTGAAGAAATTCTGTACCCATTGCAATAAGCATACGAACCACAAAGAAATCAAGTAG
- a CDS encoding four-carbon acid sugar kinase family protein, with protein sequence MADSPKIVVLDDDPTGSQTVHSCLLLLQWDVETLCQGLLDASPLLFILTNTRARSAEEAAQVTREVCRNLKMAMAQIQSATDSKDCLTRYLIVSRSDSTLRGHYPLETDVITEELGPFDAQFLVPAFLEGGRITQNGIHYIQTQDQLVPVHETEFAQDPVFGYCHSFLADYIAEKTEGRVSASQVSYFPTNEPEATSLERLMGLQDNQYAVVDAAVQADLDRFAQRTLLASAQGKRFLFRSAASLLTAFGNLPPQPIPAETMGQTVQSAYPGVFIVGSYVQRTTTQLTALLALPQVAGIEINLTPLQNSEVDSNLIKAQVLEKVDAMLHRHNTPVIYTSRQPLDFSDLLERLRFSVRVTSLLADIVQQLPTHLGYLVSKGGMTSNVILARGLNLSSVRLLGQVLPGCCVVQTAPNHDFPQMLVVLFPGNVGQSEDLVKVYHRLSRQSAPVDQIGEG encoded by the coding sequence ATGGCTGACTCTCCCAAAATTGTGGTGTTGGATGATGATCCAACTGGATCGCAAACCGTCCATAGTTGCTTGTTATTGCTGCAGTGGGATGTAGAAACTCTCTGCCAGGGGTTATTAGACGCGTCGCCACTTTTGTTTATCTTGACCAATACCCGTGCTCGATCGGCTGAAGAAGCAGCCCAAGTCACTCGGGAAGTGTGCCGCAATTTAAAGATGGCAATGGCGCAAATCCAATCTGCGACAGATAGCAAAGACTGTCTCACACGCTATTTAATCGTTAGCCGTTCAGACTCAACCTTACGGGGTCATTACCCTTTAGAGACGGATGTGATCACGGAAGAACTTGGCCCCTTTGATGCTCAGTTCCTGGTTCCGGCCTTCCTAGAAGGGGGCAGAATCACCCAAAACGGTATTCACTATATCCAAACTCAAGATCAGCTTGTTCCGGTTCACGAAACTGAATTTGCCCAAGATCCCGTTTTTGGCTATTGCCATAGTTTTCTTGCAGACTATATCGCCGAGAAAACAGAGGGGCGAGTTTCTGCCTCCCAAGTCTCCTATTTTCCAACGAATGAACCTGAAGCAACCAGCTTAGAGCGATTAATGGGATTGCAAGACAACCAATATGCAGTTGTAGATGCAGCCGTTCAAGCCGATCTCGATCGTTTTGCTCAACGAACCCTATTGGCTTCTGCTCAGGGAAAACGGTTTTTATTTCGCAGTGCAGCCAGCCTACTGACCGCATTTGGAAATCTACCTCCCCAACCCATTCCAGCAGAAACAATGGGGCAAACGGTTCAAAGTGCTTATCCAGGGGTTTTTATCGTCGGCTCCTACGTCCAGAGAACGACGACTCAACTCACGGCCTTATTAGCCTTGCCTCAAGTCGCGGGAATCGAAATTAATCTCACTCCCCTCCAAAATAGCGAAGTGGATAGCAACCTGATCAAAGCCCAGGTTTTGGAGAAAGTTGATGCCATGCTGCACCGACACAATACACCCGTGATTTATACGAGTCGCCAACCTCTAGACTTTTCAGATTTGCTAGAGCGACTCCGGTTTAGTGTCCGGGTTACTAGTTTGTTAGCAGATATTGTGCAACAACTGCCCACTCATCTAGGGTACTTAGTGAGCAAAGGAGGAATGACCTCGAATGTTATTTTGGCTCGCGGTCTAAACTTGTCTTCTGTCAGACTATTGGGCCAAGTTTTGCCTGGGTGTTGTGTCGTGCAAACTGCACCGAATCATGATTTCCCTCAAATGCTGGTGGTTTTATTTCCGGGGAATGTTGGCCAATCGGAAGATCTTGTCAAGGTTTACCATCGGTTGTCTCGACAGTCAGCTCCTGTAGATCAAATAGGTGAGGGATAA
- a CDS encoding pyridoxamine 5'-phosphate oxidase family protein encodes MAKFYSELTPTLQAFIQKQQIFFAASAPSQGRVNLSPKGMNTFRCLGATEVAYLDLTGSGNETSAHVAENGRLTIMFCSFVGDPLILRLYGQGEVIRPWDRTWSDRIKPFDLLPGTRQIVVLHIESVQTSCGFGVPLYEYQGDRDQLINWATQKGKAGLQEYQAQKNQVSIDGYPTGLMAED; translated from the coding sequence ATGGCCAAGTTTTATTCTGAGCTAACTCCAACGTTGCAAGCATTTATTCAAAAGCAACAAATATTTTTCGCGGCATCGGCTCCGTCTCAGGGCCGTGTCAATTTATCTCCTAAGGGCATGAATACGTTCAGATGTCTGGGAGCAACTGAAGTTGCTTATCTAGATTTGACGGGTAGTGGCAATGAGACGAGTGCCCATGTGGCTGAGAATGGGCGGTTAACCATTATGTTTTGTAGCTTTGTCGGGGATCCATTAATTCTGCGTTTGTACGGGCAAGGAGAGGTGATTCGTCCGTGGGATCGCACCTGGTCTGACCGGATAAAACCGTTCGATCTTCTACCCGGAACCCGGCAGATTGTCGTGCTGCATATCGAATCTGTCCAAACTTCCTGTGGGTTTGGTGTTCCTCTTTACGAATACCAAGGCGATCGAGACCAGTTGATCAATTGGGCGACTCAAAAAGGAAAGGCTGGCCTGCAAGAATATCAAGCCCAGAAAAATCAGGTCAGCATTGATGGCTATCCGACGGGGTTGATGGCAGAGGACTGA
- a CDS encoding FxLYD domain-containing protein — protein MLPFVFPTVAQAEQDIVIIGETAEQKQQFQSYWQQLLNLNQAAERARPKSPVQSNYAARTNREVKLNKILRNLKVEDIGLDYIIQLNGSSHLSGILTNENDRPVTVLAVNYEILDRRGNLLQTGSAQPQPSIIAPGQSVTFADTLWTIAPDEAYEVRLLDPAFQVSPDFE, from the coding sequence ATGCTGCCCTTCGTATTCCCCACTGTTGCCCAGGCTGAGCAAGATATAGTCATTATTGGCGAGACGGCGGAGCAAAAACAGCAATTTCAATCCTATTGGCAGCAGTTACTCAATCTCAACCAAGCGGCGGAGCGTGCTAGGCCGAAATCACCAGTTCAGTCCAATTATGCTGCCCGTACCAATCGAGAAGTCAAGCTGAACAAGATCCTTCGCAATCTTAAGGTCGAAGATATTGGCTTAGACTACATCATTCAGCTCAACGGCTCCTCTCACTTATCTGGAATTCTCACGAATGAAAATGATAGACCAGTGACTGTTTTAGCCGTGAACTATGAAATTCTGGATAGAAGGGGGAATTTGTTGCAAACGGGCAGTGCTCAACCCCAACCCAGTATCATCGCGCCAGGACAATCCGTTACCTTTGCCGATACTCTATGGACCATTGCGCCTGATGAAGCCTATGAAGTCCGACTGCTCGATCCAGCCTTTCAGGTTAGTCCTGATTTTGAGTAA
- a CDS encoding NAD(P)-dependent oxidoreductase, with amino-acid sequence MLSPNSSESPPKILITGASGFLGWYLCQVAQASWQVFGTAYSHTIQVPGCSMVTVDLRNFADLKQVLQTVQPYAIIHAAAQGRPHVCQAEPEATYVINVKASWHLADLCAEYRIPLLFVSTDLVFDGQHPPYKESDAVCPLNTYGEQKVLAEQGMLERYPSTIIARMPLMFGVASHASSFIQPMIQNLETGQALQLFEDEFRTPVSGLDAARGILLALVKGEGYIHLGGKERLSRYEMGQQLANCLGYSESLLAGCSQQDVSLSTPRPADVSLDSSLAYSLGYNPKLFGQSLCHMLTPPSP; translated from the coding sequence GTGCTAAGTCCAAACAGCTCTGAATCCCCCCCAAAGATTCTGATTACCGGTGCCAGTGGCTTTCTGGGGTGGTATCTCTGTCAAGTTGCTCAAGCCAGCTGGCAGGTTTTTGGCACAGCTTATTCCCATACCATTCAAGTGCCAGGATGTTCCATGGTGACTGTCGATTTACGCAATTTTGCCGACCTCAAACAGGTTCTGCAGACGGTTCAACCATATGCGATTATTCACGCTGCAGCCCAAGGGCGTCCTCATGTTTGTCAAGCTGAGCCTGAAGCTACCTATGTCATCAATGTGAAAGCCTCTTGGCATTTAGCTGATTTGTGTGCGGAATATCGGATTCCACTACTATTTGTCTCAACCGATCTGGTTTTTGATGGGCAACATCCACCCTATAAGGAATCTGATGCTGTTTGCCCCCTTAATACTTACGGAGAGCAAAAGGTATTAGCAGAGCAGGGAATGTTGGAGCGCTATCCTTCAACCATCATTGCTCGTATGCCGCTCATGTTTGGTGTTGCATCCCATGCTTCCAGCTTTATTCAACCGATGATACAAAATCTAGAGACTGGCCAAGCTTTGCAATTGTTCGAGGATGAGTTTCGGACCCCTGTCAGCGGATTAGATGCAGCTCGTGGCATTCTGTTGGCCTTGGTCAAAGGTGAAGGATATATTCATTTAGGTGGAAAGGAACGTCTCTCCAGATATGAAATGGGGCAACAGCTAGCAAATTGCTTAGGATACTCTGAATCTCTATTGGCAGGCTGTTCCCAGCAAGATGTATCACTTTCTACGCCTCGACCTGCAGATGTTTCTTTAGACAGTTCCCTCGCTTATTCCCTGGGCTATAACCCTAAGTTATTCGGCCAATCACTGTGCCACATGCTGACACCACCTAGTCCTTAA
- a CDS encoding DUF565 domain-containing protein codes for MQNTRLNTLVSGLGQQLKQELRNPWRRISVLVIALLFGIYIGVSFAAIAGQLAYLDITVAALVLLFTEVVSWIFHQNRGNARKALWGEALNTFKLGLTYGLFVIAFMLGS; via the coding sequence ATGCAGAATACCCGTCTCAATACCTTAGTTTCTGGTTTAGGTCAGCAACTGAAACAGGAGCTGCGCAACCCTTGGCGGCGAATTTCAGTGCTGGTGATTGCCCTGCTGTTTGGAATTTATATCGGCGTATCCTTTGCTGCGATCGCAGGTCAGTTAGCCTACCTCGATATCACCGTTGCAGCCCTAGTCTTGTTATTTACAGAAGTAGTGAGCTGGATCTTTCATCAAAACCGTGGCAACGCTCGCAAAGCCCTCTGGGGAGAGGCATTGAATACCTTTAAGTTGGGACTCACCTATGGCTTATTTGTGATTGCCTTTATGTTGGGAAGCTAG